A section of the Paenibacillus yonginensis genome encodes:
- a CDS encoding anthranilate synthase component I family protein → MGTVLTTWDQWKSGYEEGWSLLPVAVKRPGGRLPQSWESLWESASPYSFVLESGKDGRYTVAGTHPVEVLRGKGDSAELFHVEKNEKQVLSGQPLQVLENWMRPYRAPALKGLPKFGGGFVGYLSYDVARSLEKLPQQAEDDLQLDDYIWMRMEEVWIYDHEAAEVYALIHVPVSGRGQLLQEDSTSVLLRLEQLYKQAINRAEAMLDDWEQLVSQAENSEVNRSRRQLAASPPEWDLSTPMAEEGWTTSFGQAEFEAAVHRIQAYIAAGDVFQVNLSMRRQRRLQASAEELYEWFRIVNPSPYMGLLRFPEFQLVSGSPELLVSLHDGQMGARPIAGTRRRGRDAEEDAAMAAELLGSEKERAEHIMLVDLERNDLGRVAAYGTVKVSELLKVEYYSHVMHLVSQVEGELGQGHSLFDLIAAAFPGGTITGAPKVRTMEIIEELEPVTRGPYTGSIGWIDYQGNMDLNIVIRTMIVQDGYGHIQTGAGVVIDSDPYREYRECENKARAARTAVRYSELSRVSAVTARD, encoded by the coding sequence ATGGGCACGGTGCTAACAACATGGGATCAATGGAAAAGCGGGTATGAAGAAGGCTGGAGCCTGCTTCCCGTTGCCGTTAAACGGCCGGGCGGGCGGCTTCCGCAAAGCTGGGAAAGCCTGTGGGAATCGGCTTCTCCTTATTCCTTTGTGCTGGAGAGCGGCAAAGACGGACGATATACGGTGGCAGGGACGCATCCCGTAGAGGTGCTGCGCGGTAAAGGAGATTCCGCCGAATTGTTTCACGTGGAAAAAAACGAAAAGCAGGTTTTGTCGGGCCAACCTCTCCAGGTACTGGAGAACTGGATGCGCCCTTACCGGGCTCCGGCGCTGAAAGGGCTGCCCAAATTCGGCGGAGGGTTTGTCGGATATCTAAGCTACGATGTTGCTCGTTCCCTGGAGAAGCTTCCGCAGCAGGCCGAAGATGATCTGCAGCTGGATGATTATATCTGGATGCGGATGGAGGAGGTCTGGATTTATGATCATGAGGCCGCAGAGGTGTACGCTTTGATCCATGTGCCCGTTTCTGGAAGGGGCCAACTTCTGCAGGAAGATTCAACATCCGTTTTGCTGCGTCTGGAGCAGCTTTACAAGCAGGCCATAAACAGGGCCGAAGCGATGCTGGACGATTGGGAGCAGCTTGTCAGCCAAGCCGAGAACTCGGAAGTGAACCGCAGCCGCCGTCAGCTTGCGGCTTCTCCGCCGGAGTGGGATCTAAGTACGCCGATGGCTGAAGAAGGCTGGACGACCTCGTTCGGCCAGGCTGAATTCGAGGCTGCAGTCCATCGTATACAGGCTTATATCGCCGCAGGAGATGTATTTCAGGTTAACCTGTCGATGCGTCGTCAGCGCAGGCTGCAGGCCTCTGCAGAGGAATTATACGAATGGTTCAGAATCGTCAATCCTTCTCCTTATATGGGGCTGCTTCGGTTCCCGGAGTTTCAGCTGGTCTCCGGTTCTCCGGAGCTGCTGGTCAGTCTTCATGATGGTCAAATGGGGGCAAGGCCGATCGCGGGAACCCGGAGACGGGGAAGAGACGCCGAGGAAGATGCGGCCATGGCGGCCGAGCTGCTGGGAAGCGAGAAGGAACGAGCCGAGCATATTATGCTTGTTGATCTTGAACGCAACGATCTTGGCCGGGTAGCTGCATATGGCACGGTTAAGGTCAGTGAACTGCTGAAGGTGGAATATTATTCTCATGTCATGCATCTCGTTTCGCAGGTGGAGGGAGAACTCGGACAGGGGCACAGCTTGTTTGATCTTATTGCTGCCGCTTTTCCGGGCGGGACGATTACCGGCGCGCCCAAGGTTCGGACAATGGAAATCATTGAGGAGCTTGAACCGGTAACGAGGGGACCATATACGGGTTCGATCGGATGGATTGACTATCAGGGAAATATGGACTTAAATATTGTCATCAGGACTATGATTGTACAAGACGGTTATGGCCATATCCAGACCGGAGCCGGGGTTGTCATTGACTCCGATCCGTATAGAGAGTACAGAGAATGCGAGAATAAGGCCCGTGCGGCACGGACGGCGGTTCGCTACAGCGAGCTAAGCCGTGTATCGGCAGTTACGGCCAGAGACTAG
- the cysK gene encoding cysteine synthase A, with translation MAKVVNNVLELIGNTPLVRLNRVVPEDSAEIYVKLEYQNPGLSVKDRIAYSIVEEAEKSGKLKPGGTIVEATSGNTGIGLALVAAAKGYKAIIIMPETMSMERRNLLRAYGAELVLTPGSEGMNGAVKKAEEILAENPDYFLADQFRNQANVKIHRETTGPEIVEAINSLDGKLDAFVAGIGTGGTISGAGEVLKQNFPGIKIYAVEPAASPILAGGKPGPHKIQGLGANFIPEILNREIYDEIIHVENEEAFEQARIVAKQEGLLTGISSGAAVFAALKVAKELGKGKRVVAIIPSNGERYLSTPLYNFEG, from the coding sequence ATGGCTAAAGTTGTAAATAACGTACTCGAACTTATCGGTAATACTCCGCTTGTCCGTTTGAACCGTGTGGTTCCTGAAGACAGTGCTGAAATCTACGTGAAACTGGAATATCAGAATCCGGGTTTGAGTGTTAAAGACCGGATTGCGTACAGCATTGTGGAAGAAGCCGAGAAATCCGGCAAATTGAAGCCAGGCGGCACGATTGTGGAAGCCACCAGCGGCAACACCGGTATTGGTCTTGCGCTTGTAGCAGCCGCTAAGGGCTACAAAGCGATCATTATCATGCCTGAGACGATGAGTATGGAACGCCGCAACCTGCTTCGCGCTTACGGTGCTGAGCTGGTGCTGACTCCGGGATCGGAAGGCATGAACGGGGCTGTTAAGAAAGCGGAGGAAATTTTGGCCGAGAATCCGGATTATTTTCTGGCTGACCAATTCCGCAACCAGGCCAATGTGAAGATTCACCGCGAAACTACAGGTCCGGAAATCGTGGAAGCCATCAACTCCCTGGACGGCAAGCTGGATGCATTTGTAGCGGGTATCGGTACAGGCGGTACGATTTCCGGCGCAGGCGAAGTGCTGAAGCAGAACTTCCCGGGCATCAAGATCTATGCGGTTGAACCTGCAGCTTCCCCAATCCTGGCAGGCGGCAAACCAGGCCCTCACAAAATTCAGGGTCTTGGCGCCAACTTCATCCCTGAAATTCTGAACCGTGAGATTTATGATGAAATCATTCACGTGGAGAATGAAGAAGCGTTTGAGCAGGCGCGTATCGTCGCTAAACAAGAAGGCCTTTTGACAGGTATCTCTTCGGGTGCTGCCGTATTCGCCGCGCTGAAGGTCGCTAAAGAGCTGGGCAAAGGCAAACGTGTTGTTGCCATTATTCCAAGTAACGGCGAACGCTACCTGAGCACTCCGCTTTATAACTTCGAAGGTTAA
- the hslO gene encoding Hsp33 family molecular chaperone HslO, with translation MEQEKDRLIRGIAMDGKVRAFAVRTTALVEELRSRHDTYPTATAALGRTLTAGAMMGAMLKGEERLTIQVKGDGPLGQIVVDANAKGEVRGYVYEPHVHLPANSLGKLDVAGAVGTTGFVHVTKDLGLKEPYRGSVPIISGELGEDFTYYFALSEQTPSAVGLGVLVDTDNSVIVAGGFILQLLPGLEDSEISTIEQAVAQMPPVTSLLEQGMSVEEMLRWLLPDVQIMSEMDITFKCSCSRERVERTLISLGEEELQRLIEEDESTEVVCDFCREAYQFSGDEMRQLLEQAKA, from the coding sequence ATGGAACAGGAAAAAGACCGGTTAATCCGGGGAATCGCAATGGATGGCAAAGTACGTGCTTTCGCGGTGCGGACAACAGCTTTGGTGGAGGAGCTTCGTTCCCGTCATGATACTTATCCTACGGCAACTGCCGCCCTGGGCCGTACGTTAACGGCAGGCGCCATGATGGGAGCTATGTTGAAGGGCGAGGAAAGACTGACGATCCAGGTTAAAGGCGACGGCCCGCTTGGTCAAATCGTTGTGGATGCCAATGCAAAAGGTGAGGTCCGCGGGTATGTGTATGAGCCTCACGTCCATCTGCCGGCTAACAGCCTGGGCAAACTTGATGTGGCAGGTGCTGTCGGCACTACCGGGTTCGTTCATGTCACCAAGGATCTTGGCCTGAAGGAGCCTTACCGGGGCAGCGTACCGATTATTTCGGGCGAGCTGGGCGAAGATTTCACTTATTATTTTGCTTTGTCCGAGCAGACGCCTTCCGCCGTTGGACTGGGGGTTCTGGTCGATACCGACAACTCAGTCATTGTAGCGGGAGGTTTTATCCTTCAGCTGCTGCCGGGTCTGGAAGATAGCGAAATCTCTACGATCGAGCAGGCGGTTGCACAAATGCCGCCGGTAACCTCGCTGCTGGAGCAAGGCATGAGCGTCGAAGAAATGCTGCGCTGGCTCTTGCCCGACGTGCAGATCATGAGCGAAATGGACATCACTTTCAAATGCAGCTGTTCACGCGAGCGTGTGGAGCGTACGCTTATCAGCCTCGGCGAAGAAGAACTGCAACGTCTGATTGAAGAAGATGAGTCTACAGAGGTAGTTTGTGACTTCTGCCGCGAAGCTTACCAGTTCAGCGGAGATGAAATGAGACAACTGCTCGAGCAGGCGAAAGCGTAA
- a CDS encoding type III pantothenate kinase, with protein sequence MIVVVDVGNTNIVLGIYEQQELLHHFRVSTNRQATTDEYGVLIFNLFQMSKIDVRDIEGVIISSVVPPLMHVLERMCETYLKKKPLVVGPGIKTGLNLRYENPREVGADRIVNAVAAVELYGGGPLVVVDFGTATTFDCIDAGNNYLGGSIVPGIGISTEALYLRASKLPRIELEKPKKVIGRNTVHAMQSGIIFGYAGQVDGIIGRIAKEMDAELKVVATGGLAELIASETASIGEVNPMLTLEGLRLIYERNA encoded by the coding sequence ATGATTGTTGTGGTCGATGTAGGCAACACCAACATCGTATTGGGCATATACGAGCAGCAGGAGCTCCTGCATCATTTCAGGGTCAGTACCAACCGCCAGGCTACCACGGATGAGTACGGCGTGTTAATTTTCAACTTGTTTCAAATGTCCAAAATTGATGTACGGGATATAGAAGGAGTTATCATTTCATCGGTGGTGCCGCCGCTGATGCATGTGCTGGAGCGGATGTGTGAAACCTATTTGAAGAAAAAGCCGCTAGTCGTGGGCCCGGGCATCAAGACAGGACTTAATCTTCGTTATGAGAACCCGCGCGAGGTAGGAGCCGACCGGATCGTCAATGCGGTGGCCGCTGTGGAGCTTTATGGCGGAGGCCCGCTTGTGGTTGTGGATTTTGGCACGGCCACTACCTTTGATTGTATAGATGCCGGTAATAACTATCTGGGCGGATCTATTGTTCCGGGTATCGGCATTTCTACAGAAGCGTTGTATCTCCGGGCTTCCAAGCTTCCGCGCATTGAACTCGAGAAGCCGAAGAAAGTGATTGGACGCAATACGGTTCATGCGATGCAGTCGGGCATTATTTTTGGTTATGCTGGACAGGTGGATGGGATTATCGGCCGAATAGCCAAGGAAATGGACGCCGAACTGAAAGTGGTAGCTACAGGAGGGCTTGCTGAATTGATTGCCAGCGAAACGGCTTCGATCGGCGAGGTGAACCCGATGCTGACTCTTGAAGGCCTTAGACTGATTTATGAGCGGAATGCCTGA